From Deltaproteobacteria bacterium, the proteins below share one genomic window:
- a CDS encoding CarD family transcriptional regulator, whose amino-acid sequence MFKIGDMAVYPAHGVGIIEAIENKEIMGSKQHFYVMKILGNNAKIMIPQNGAESVGLREVISAKEIPKIFEILKEKDIIVDKQTWNKRYKEYWEKIKTGSVYEIARVLRDLLTLKCDKDLSFGERKMMDTAKNLLVKEISIATKSDEGKIERELSAIFNN is encoded by the coding sequence ATGTTTAAGATTGGTGATATGGCTGTCTACCCGGCACACGGCGTCGGGATCATAGAAGCTATCGAAAACAAGGAGATAATGGGCAGCAAGCAGCATTTCTATGTCATGAAGATCCTCGGAAACAACGCAAAGATCATGATCCCCCAGAACGGTGCCGAATCGGTCGGATTACGGGAAGTCATTTCCGCAAAGGAAATACCGAAGATCTTTGAGATATTGAAAGAAAAAGATATTATCGTCGATAAGCAGACCTGGAACAAGCGATACAAGGAGTACTGGGAAAAGATAAAAACAGGCTCCGTGTACGAGATTGCGCGGGTTCTCCGAGACCTTCTGACCCTCAAATGTGACAAGGACCTTTCTTTCGGAGAAAGAAAGATGATGGATACGGCGAAGAATCTCCTTGTAAAGGAAATATCCATTGCGACCAAGAGTGATGAAGGAAAGATCGAACGGGAACTCAGCGCTATTTTCAATAATTGA
- the fusA gene encoding elongation factor G has product MAKYESRNLRNIAIAGHGGTGKTSLCESMMFVSGKTDKLGRVDDGSSSLDFEPEEQKRHISINLAVNFFDWSKRKINIIDTPGDSNFSFDMRYGLRAADSAVIVIDASSGVEFQTENVWRYADELKLPRIVYISKMDRERADFFSAIKSVNQVLGRKITICYLPIGAEQSFRGLIDLITMKALLYDGPKPKKEDIPADLMETAQSYRESMVEDIAECDEELMEKYLDEGELSIEDIERGLRKGIHSGELVPAICGCSLAATGISELIDMIVEYLPSPVDRGPLSGRKPNSDDREERLPDESAPFSALVFKTIADPYAGKLTIFRVYSGTLTSDSNFYNATKKLSERPGNLFYLEGKTQKPAESLIAGDIGVVAKLKETATGNTMCDEKTPIIYDPVPPIKAVVSYAVEPKSKGDEEKIVSSLNRLTEEDPTLSIRRNDETKETILSGVGQVHIDVTVEKLKRKFGVEMTFRKPKVPYKETIKGKTNIQGKYKKQSGGRGQYGDAWLDIEPMPRGEGFEFVDRIVGGVVPRQYIPAVEKGIVEAMEEGIIAGYPVVDVRVSLVDGSYHTVDSSEMAFKIAASMGFKKGFMQCQPTLLEPIVNITIEIPDDYTGDIIGDLNSRRGRVLGMDKEGRIQIIRGQVPLAEILDYAPDMTSMTSGRGTFSYDISHYEEVPAHLQEKVIAESQKKKEE; this is encoded by the coding sequence ATGGCAAAGTATGAATCGAGGAATCTCAGGAACATCGCGATAGCAGGTCACGGTGGAACGGGAAAAACATCGCTCTGCGAATCTATGATGTTTGTCAGTGGAAAAACGGATAAGCTCGGCCGTGTTGACGACGGCTCCTCCTCACTCGACTTTGAGCCGGAAGAGCAAAAGAGACATATATCGATCAACCTCGCCGTCAATTTCTTCGACTGGAGCAAGAGAAAGATCAACATAATAGACACTCCCGGTGACAGCAACTTTTCCTTTGATATGAGATACGGTCTTCGTGCCGCCGACAGCGCGGTGATCGTCATCGACGCTTCGAGCGGTGTCGAGTTCCAGACCGAGAATGTCTGGCGATACGCCGATGAACTGAAACTTCCCCGTATCGTCTATATCAGCAAGATGGATCGAGAACGGGCAGATTTCTTCTCGGCCATCAAGAGCGTGAATCAGGTTCTGGGCAGAAAGATCACCATCTGCTATCTCCCCATCGGAGCGGAGCAGTCTTTCAGGGGTCTTATAGACCTGATCACTATGAAGGCCCTTCTCTACGACGGCCCGAAACCGAAAAAGGAAGACATCCCGGCAGACCTGATGGAGACGGCGCAAAGTTACCGGGAATCGATGGTGGAGGATATCGCCGAATGCGACGAAGAACTGATGGAAAAATATCTTGATGAGGGAGAACTTTCGATCGAGGACATCGAGCGTGGACTGCGCAAGGGCATTCATTCGGGTGAACTGGTTCCGGCCATTTGCGGTTGCTCTCTCGCTGCAACGGGAATCTCCGAACTCATTGACATGATAGTTGAATATCTCCCGTCCCCTGTCGATCGGGGTCCCCTGTCCGGGCGAAAACCGAATTCAGATGACAGGGAGGAACGGTTACCTGACGAGTCAGCACCGTTTTCGGCGCTCGTCTTTAAAACAATCGCCGATCCCTACGCCGGCAAATTGACGATCTTCCGGGTTTATTCCGGCACACTCACATCTGACTCGAACTTCTATAATGCGACGAAAAAACTGAGCGAGCGCCCCGGCAATTTATTCTACCTGGAAGGAAAGACCCAGAAGCCGGCTGAATCTCTTATCGCCGGAGACATCGGCGTCGTTGCCAAGCTCAAGGAAACAGCCACGGGAAATACCATGTGCGACGAGAAAACCCCTATCATCTATGATCCCGTGCCGCCCATTAAGGCCGTCGTTTCCTACGCGGTGGAACCCAAGTCAAAGGGTGACGAAGAAAAGATCGTATCATCCCTGAACAGATTGACCGAGGAAGACCCGACCCTTTCCATCAGGCGAAACGACGAAACGAAAGAGACGATTCTTTCCGGCGTCGGGCAGGTGCATATTGATGTTACGGTGGAAAAGCTGAAAAGAAAATTCGGCGTTGAGATGACCTTCCGAAAACCGAAGGTCCCATATAAGGAAACGATCAAAGGCAAGACAAATATTCAAGGCAAGTATAAGAAGCAGTCCGGGGGACGGGGTCAGTATGGTGACGCCTGGCTCGATATCGAACCGATGCCCCGTGGCGAGGGATTCGAATTTGTCGATAGGATCGTGGGAGGTGTGGTGCCACGACAGTACATTCCCGCCGTGGAAAAAGGCATCGTTGAAGCCATGGAGGAAGGGATTATCGCCGGGTATCCTGTTGTCGACGTCCGGGTATCCCTTGTTGACGGCTCTTACCACACCGTGGATTCATCGGAAATGGCATTCAAGATAGCCGCATCAATGGGCTTCAAGAAAGGGTTCATGCAGTGCCAGCCGACACTGCTCGAACCGATCGTTAATATCACCATAGAGATCCCCGACGATTATACGGGGGATATCATCGGTGACCTCAACAGCCGCAGGGGACGGGTCCTTGGAATGGACAAGGAAGGGCGAATCCAGATCATCCGCGGGCAGGTCCCCCTTGCCGAGATTCTCGACTACGCGCCGGACATGACATCAATGACAAGCGGGCGGGGAACGTTCTCCTATGACATCTCCCATTACGAAGAGGTCCCGGCGCATCTTCAGGAAAAGGTCATCGCGGAGTCCCAGAAAAAGAAGGAGGAATGA
- a CDS encoding MogA/MoaB family molybdenum cofactor biosynthesis protein yields the protein MTSPITKRSRRIFRKRSSRSPRKRRRNDLPLFSAAIITVSDKGSRGEREDLSGKEIMDLLKETPFQVVAYEIIPDDTDRIETTLIEYSDGKNIDLIITTGGTGVGPRDVTPDATRRIMDKEIPGMAEAMRRESMNKTPHAMISRALAVIRKETLIINLPGSPRGARENLQVILPALKHAVEKIKGDESDCAS from the coding sequence ATGACATCTCCCATTACGAAGAGGTCCCGGCGCATCTTCAGGAAAAGGTCATCGCGGAGTCCCAGAAAAAGAAGGAGGAATGACCTCCCCTTGTTCTCGGCCGCCATCATAACAGTCAGCGATAAGGGGTCCCGCGGCGAGAGAGAAGACCTGAGCGGGAAAGAGATCATGGACCTGTTGAAGGAGACGCCTTTTCAGGTTGTTGCCTATGAAATCATTCCGGACGACACCGACAGGATAGAAACAACCCTTATCGAATATTCCGACGGGAAAAACATAGATCTTATCATTACGACGGGAGGCACGGGCGTTGGTCCCCGCGATGTTACGCCCGACGCTACCCGGCGCATCATGGACAAGGAGATTCCCGGCATGGCTGAAGCCATGAGGCGGGAAAGCATGAATAAAACGCCTCACGCCATGATATCGAGGGCGTTGGCGGTAATCAGAAAAGAAACGCTCATCATCAATCTGCCCGGAAGCCCCCGGGGCGCGCGGGAAAACCTTCAGGTCATCCTTCCCGCGCTGAAACATGCCGTTGAAAAGATCAAGGGAGATGAATCAGATTGTGCTTCCTGA
- a CDS encoding LapA family protein, giving the protein MKFIYVVIGMIVMLFFITFSLENNTLVTLTYYGMEGYTIHLYLLIFISFGAGFILAAFLNVFERFRLSWKVKRLEKRIRLLKRQQPQGETLPVNSGGEASKV; this is encoded by the coding sequence ATGAAGTTTATCTATGTTGTTATCGGTATGATAGTCATGCTTTTTTTCATCACTTTTTCTCTGGAGAACAATACCCTCGTGACCCTGACCTACTATGGCATGGAGGGATATACCATACATCTCTATCTGCTCATCTTCATATCCTTCGGCGCGGGTTTCATCCTTGCGGCATTTCTGAATGTGTTCGAGCGTTTCCGGCTATCCTGGAAGGTCAAAAGACTTGAGAAACGAATACGGCTGCTGAAACGACAGCAACCGCAGGGTGAAACTCTTCCTGTGAATTCAGGTGGTGAGGCCTCCAAAGTTTAG
- a CDS encoding HIT domain-containing protein: MDVIISPGRMEYLKSSKPDGCIFCENSIRDARLVLFEGRSCYVMMNKYPYTTGHLLVIPYRHICEISDMTAEEKQEMMNLTDRCIGILKQAMNPEGFNIGINLGKAAGAGVDCHLHLHIVPRWIGDTNFTTVLGEVRVIPEDIETTRSVLLPCFQNYEEV; the protein is encoded by the coding sequence ATGGATGTCATAATTTCCCCCGGACGGATGGAGTACTTGAAGAGTTCGAAGCCTGACGGCTGCATATTTTGTGAGAACTCGATACGGGACGCACGCCTGGTGCTTTTCGAGGGGCGGTCCTGCTATGTGATGATGAACAAATATCCCTATACGACGGGGCATCTCCTGGTGATCCCTTACCGTCATATCTGCGAGATCTCGGATATGACGGCCGAAGAGAAACAGGAAATGATGAACCTGACCGATCGATGCATCGGGATATTGAAACAGGCAATGAATCCGGAAGGTTTCAATATCGGCATCAATCTCGGTAAAGCCGCCGGCGCCGGCGTGGACTGTCATCTTCACCTCCATATCGTTCCGCGTTGGATCGGTGATACGAACTTTACGACGGTTTTAGGAGAGGTGAGGGTCATTCCTGAAGACATTGAAACGACACGGAGTGTTTTATTGCCCTGTTTTCAAAATTACGAGGAGGTCTGA
- a CDS encoding metallophosphoesterase family protein, with the protein MKTIKIGVVSDTHLTQRNPWFEQIIEQHFNDVDMVFHAGDLISLDILSAFGDREVLAVRGNMDPQSLCTVLPEKQVVEVNNHHIGLIHGWGSPFGMEEKLLGEFEDIHCIVYGHTHRPVNTVIDDILFFNPGSPTDRRFAPFNSVGILEVGDTIKGCIVEIK; encoded by the coding sequence ATGAAAACGATAAAGATCGGTGTCGTTTCGGATACGCATCTGACACAACGCAATCCGTGGTTTGAACAGATCATAGAACAGCATTTCAACGATGTGGACATGGTCTTTCACGCGGGAGACCTGATCTCTCTCGATATTCTCTCCGCCTTCGGTGACAGAGAGGTGTTGGCGGTCAGGGGAAATATGGACCCGCAATCCCTGTGCACGGTACTCCCGGAAAAACAGGTGGTCGAGGTCAACAACCACCATATAGGACTTATACACGGATGGGGGTCACCCTTCGGGATGGAGGAGAAATTGCTGGGTGAATTCGAGGATATTCATTGTATCGTTTACGGTCATACCCATCGACCAGTAAATACGGTCATCGATGACATACTTTTTTTCAACCCCGGATCACCCACGGACCGCCGCTTCGCTCCTTTCAATTCAGTCGGAATACTGGAAGTCGGTGATACCATCAAGGGTTGTATTGTTGAAATAAAATAA